The nucleotide window CGATATCGCCACAGCTGAAACGGCGCTCGTCTATGGCTATCCGATGGTGATGAACTACGCTGCCGTCTACGAGCTGTTCATCGATACCACCTCCAGCCAGTACAAGTGCGGCTTCAACGAAGTCTTCAACACGGCCCACGTCGCCACGCCCGCCGATACCGCGGTCGTCACCCCCAACAGCGATACGCCATACTCTTTCTTCTGCGCCGACCTGCGTGCCGAACCGATCGTCTTCGCCGTTCCTGAGATCGAAAAAGAGCGTTACTTCTCGGTGCAGCTAATCGATTTCTACACCTACAACTACGGCTACGTCGGCAGCCGCACCACCGGCAACGGCGGCGGCAAGTACATGGTCGCCGGCCCTCACTGGAACGGCGAGAAGCCCCCAGGCGTCGATAAGGTATTCCGCTGCGAAACCGACTTCTCGATGGCCATCATCCGCACCCAGTTGTTCAACCCCACCGACATCGATAACGTCAAGAAGATTCAGCGCGGCTATCAGATCTTGCCGCTCTCGACCTTCCTGGGCGAGCCTGCCCCGGAAAGCCCTCCGCAGATCAACTGGCCCAAAATCGACAAAGAACTGGCCACCCAGGATCCGTATGCCTACCTGGCGTTTCTCTTGCGTTTCTGTCCCACGGTCGGTCCGGCCAAAGTGGAAGAGCCGCTGCGGGCCCAGTTCATGAACATCGGCATCGAAGCGGGCAAGCCATTCCCTTGCTGCGAACTGACCGAAGGCCAGAAAGCGGCGCTGAAGCTTGGCGGTGAAAAGGGACTCGCAGCCATCAAGGCGAAAGTCGCCAACATCGGCACGGAAATGAATCATTGGCGTGTTACCGCCGCGTTCGGAGATCGCGCGTTCTTCGACGAAGACTGGGCGCTGCGCGCCGAGGCCGCCATGGCTGGCCTGTACGGGAACGACGCCGAAGAAGCGACCTATCCGCTAACCGTCGAAGACGTCGACGGTCACCCGCTCGATAGCAGCAAGCAAAACTACACCCTCACGTTCGCCGCCGGCGAGTTGCCACCGGTCAACGCGTTCTGGTCGGTCACCATGTACGACGGCAAGACGCAGCTCTTGATCGAGAACCCGCTTAATCGCTACTTGATCAATTCGCCTATGCTGCCAGAACTGAAAAAGAATGCCGACGGCTCGCTGACCATCTATATCCAAAAGGATTCGCCTGGCAAAGAGAAAGAAGCCAACTGGCTGCCG belongs to Blastopirellula marina and includes:
- a CDS encoding DUF1254 domain-containing protein, yielding MKNLLAAAILLLAGLISPGLVSAEDPAPDDIATAETALVYGYPMVMNYAAVYELFIDTTSSQYKCGFNEVFNTAHVATPADTAVVTPNSDTPYSFFCADLRAEPIVFAVPEIEKERYFSVQLIDFYTYNYGYVGSRTTGNGGGKYMVAGPHWNGEKPPGVDKVFRCETDFSMAIIRTQLFNPTDIDNVKKIQRGYQILPLSTFLGEPAPESPPQINWPKIDKELATQDPYAYLAFLLRFCPTVGPAKVEEPLRAQFMNIGIEAGKPFPCCELTEGQKAALKLGGEKGLAAIKAKVANIGTEMNHWRVTAAFGDRAFFDEDWALRAEAAMAGLYGNDAEEATYPLTVEDVDGHPLDSSKQNYTLTFAAGELPPVNAFWSVTMYDGKTQLLIENPLNRYLINSPMLPELKKNADGSLTIYIQKDSPGKEKEANWLPAPDGPIYMVMRLYWPKTEAPSILPPGEGSWKPPGVVKAN